The genomic region CGTTTTCGTCTTACGCAAACTCCGTTCTTCGCCGATACCTTTCAAGAGCCCGCTGCAGGTGGATGCAGCGCATTTGGAAGGATCCGAGCATGAATATCAGAAGTCTGAATATCGCCCCTCGCGCCGGCCTGGGTTTTGGTTTGCTGGCGCTGATGGTATTTGCCCTGGGCGGGTTCGCCTTGTTGCAGATGGGCAATATGCGTCAACAGTCGGACCAGGTGGAAAACAACTGGCTGCCCAGCGTGATGGCGGTCGGCGAGATGAATCAGGACCTGCTGCGGGTGCGGGCCTTGACGTTGCGTCTGCTGCTTAACCGCGACCCGCAGGCGATCACGCAGAATGAACAGAAAATCACCGAACTGAAAAACGGTCTGCATAAGGCCCAGTCGCTCTATGAAGGGTTGATTGTGCTGCCCGAAGAGCGGGTGCTGTTCGATCGCTTTAAAGCCGAGGAAGCGCGCTACCTGCAACGCCAAGAGCAAGTGATGGCGTTTTCCCGGGCTAACCAGTTGGAAGACGCGATCAAGGTGGTCAACGGCGAGATGAATCAGTTGGCTGATGAATTGGCCGGCACCCTGCGTGAGCTGGTGACACTGAACAAGGTCAGCGCCAATCAGGCGGCGAGCCTGGCCCAAAGTGTGTTCACCCAATCGCGCAGTTGGGTGGTGGGCATGATTGCCGTGACGGCACTGATCACCATTGGCCTGGCGTTGCTGCTGACCCGCAGCATCGTGCTGCCGTTATCCCAGTCGCTGAAAGTCGCCCAGGGCGTGGCCAGCGGCGACCTCACCGGTGTGATTACCGTCAGCGGCAAGGATGAACCGGCGCGTTTGCAGCAGGCGCTGAAAAGCATGCAGGAGAGCCTGCGGGAAACTATTCGGCGTATTTCTGATTCGTCCAGCCAATTGGCGTCGGCTTCCGAAGAGCTCAGCTGTGTGACGGAAGATGCCACCCGTGGGCTGCATCAGCAGAGTCAGGAAATTGAGCAGGCGGCCACGGCGGTGAACCAGATGACGGCGGCGGTGGAGGAGGTGGCGAGCAATGCGGTGGCCACTTCACAGGCGTCCCGTGAGTCGGACCGTATTGCCCAGCATGGTCGCGAGCAGGTGCATCAGACGGTGTTGTCGATTGAGTCCCTGGCGGATGACGTGACGGCCAATGCGACGCAGGTGGAGGACCTGGCGCAGAAGGTGTATGGCATCAGCAAGGTGCTGGATGTGATTCGCTCGATTGCCGAGCAGACCAATTTGCTTGCGTTGAATGCTGCCATTGAAGCCGCGCGGGCCGGGGATGCCGGGCGTGGATTTGCAGTGGTGGCGGATGAGGTGCGGGCGCTTGCTCATCGGACCCAGCAGTCGACGCAGGAAATCGAGCAGATGATCAGTGGGATTCAGCAGGGGACTGATCAGGCGGTGAGCTCTATGCAGCAGAGCAATACTCGGGCGCGGTCGACGCTGGATATCGCCAAGTCGGCTGGGACGGCGCTGGAGGAGATTGCTTCGGCTTTTACGCTGATCAACGAGCGTAACCTGGTGATTGCCAGTGCCTCGGAAGAGCAGGCGGCGGTGGCGCGGGAGGTGGATCGCAATTTGATGAATATTCGCGATTTGGCGCAGCAGACTTCGGCGGGGGCGAATCAGACCAGTGCGGCGAGCCAGGAGTTGTCGCGGTTGGCGGTGGATCTCAATACGATGGTGGCTAGGTTTTCGGTGTAGGCCCGTGTTTTTTGGAGAGTGGGGTGTATATCCGTTATTTAGGTTACGGCCACTTAGGGTTCCGCTCTTACAGCGGCTCACTTTGGAAAAGCCGGAATGCCGGCCCAGCCCAAAGTAAGCAAAGGGCTCTGCCCCGCCTGTCGGCACCTCGCCTAGGCTCGGTGTTCCCTCACTCCGGCACTGCTCCGCGGGCCGCCGCGATGGGCCATCCTTGGCCCAGCGCGGCTAAACCGGCGTCCTGCCGGTTTACCCGCTCCGCACTGCCTGCGTTCGGCCTCGGGCTTATTGGGGCAGTCAGATCAAGATCAAAAGCAAGAGCACAGCGGCCTACCGGCCGGCTTGAGTGTTGAAAGCAAAGGCAAGATTCAGAGCGTAAGCCAAATCTGAAACTGATGCAGCTCTGCTTTTCTGTGGGAGCTGGCTTGCCTGCGATGCAGACACCTCGGTCTTTCAGATACACCGAGGCGATGCCATCGCAGGCAAGCCAGCTCCCACATTTGGACCGTGCCCGCTTTGGCTTTTGATTTTGCTCTTCAACACTCAAGCCGGCCGGTAGGCCGCTGTGCTTTTGCTTTTGATCTTGATCTTAGGCGCCCCGTTAAACCACGCTGGCCGAACGCAGGCTTTGGAGCGTGGGTAACCCGGCAGGACGCCGGGTTAGCCGCGCTGGGCCACGGATGGCCCATCGCGGCGGCCCACGGTCCAAAGCCGGGCACACCGAGCCTAGGCGAGGTGCCGAGTGGTGGGGCATGAGCGTTTTGCTTACTTTTGCGCTTTTCAAAAGTGAGCCGCTGTAAGAGCGGAACCATAGGCGGCCATCACCCAAATAATGGATATACACCCAACAACCGAGGCAAAAAAAAACGCCCCGAACCAGTCGGGGCGTTTTCAGGCGATCAAGCCGCGGGGACTTACTTACCCTGCCAGCGCTTCAGCACCAAGGTAGCGTTAGTGCCACCAAAGCCAAAGCTGTTGCTCATCACAGTGTTGATGGTCGCATCTTCACGAGTCTTGGTCAGAATCGGCATGTCAGCCACGTCCGGATCCAGTTCCTCGATGTTGGCAGAACCTGCCATGAAGTTGCCTTCCATCATCAGCAGGC from Pseudomonas yamanorum harbors:
- a CDS encoding methyl-accepting chemotaxis protein: MQESLRETIRRISDSSSQLASASEELSCVTEDATRGLHQQSQEIEQAATAVNQMTAAVEEVASNAVATSQASRESDRIAQHGREQVHQTVLSIESLADDVTANATQVEDLAQKVYGISKVLDVIRSIAEQTNLLALNAAIEAARAGDAGRGFAVVADEVRALAHRTQQSTQEIEQMISGIQQGTDQAVSSMQQSNTRARSTLDIAKSAGTALEEIASAFTLINERNLVIASASEEQAAVAREVDRNLMNIRDLAQQTSAGANQTSAASQELSRLAVDLNTMVARFSV